The following are encoded in a window of Pongo abelii isolate AG06213 chromosome 14, NHGRI_mPonAbe1-v2.0_pri, whole genome shotgun sequence genomic DNA:
- the LOC100431682 gene encoding complement C1q and tumor necrosis factor-related protein 9A — translation MRIWWFLLAVEICTGNINSQDTCRQGHPGIPGNPGHNGLPGRDGRDGAKGDKGDAGEPGHPGSPGKDGTSGEKGERGADGKVEAKGIKGDQGSRGSPGKHGPKGLAGPMGEKGLRGETGPQGQKGNKGDVGPTGPEGPRGNIGPLGPTGLPGPMGPIGKPGPKGEAGPMGPQGEPGVRGIRGWKGDRGEKGKIGETLVLPKSAFTVGLTVLSKFPSSDVPIKFDKILYNEFNHYDIATGKFTCHIAGVYYFTYHITVFSRNVQVSLVKNGVKILHTKDAYMSSEDQASGGIVLQLKLGDEVWLQVTGGERFNGLFADEDDDTTFTGFLLFSSP, via the exons ATGAGGATCTGGTGGTTTCTGCTTGCTGTTGAAATCTGCACAGGGAACATAAACtcacaggacacgtgcaggcaagGGCACCCTGGCATCCCTGGGAACCCCGGTCACAATGGTCTGCCTGGAAGAGATGGACGAGACGGAGCAAAGGGTGACAAAGGGGATGCAG GAGAACCAGGACATCCTGGCAGCCCGGGGAAGGATGGGACGAGTGGAGAGAAGGGAGAACGAG GAGCAGACGGAAAAGTTGAAGCAAAAGGCATCAAAGGTGATCAAGGCTCAAGAGGATCCCCAGGAAAACATGGCCCCAAGGGGCTTGCAGGGCCCATGGGAGAGAAAGGCCTCCGAGGAGAGACTGGGCCTCAGGGGCAGAAGGGGAATAAGGGTGATGTGGGCCCCACTGGTCCTGAGGGGCCAAGGGGCAACATTGGGCCTTTGGGCCCAACTGGTTTACCGGGCCCCATGGGCCCTATTGGAAAGCCTGGTCCCAAGGGAGAAGCTGGACCCATGGGGCCCCAGGGTGAGCCAGGAGTCCGGGGAATAAGAGGCTGGAAAGGAGATcgaggagagaaagggaaaatcGGTGAGACTCTAGTCTTGCCAAAAAGTGCTTTCACTGTGGGGCTCACGGTGCTGAGCAAGTTTCCTTCTTCAGATGTGCCCATTAAATTTGATAAGATCCTATATAACGAATTCAACCATTATGATATAGCAACGGGGAAATTCACGTGCCACATTGCTGGGGTCTATTACTTCACCTACCACATCACTGTTTTCTCCAGGAATGTTCAGGTATCTTTGGTCAAAAATGGAGTAAAAATACTGCACACCAAAGATGCTTACATGAGCTCTGAGGACCAGGCCTCTGGCGGCATTGTCCTGCAGCTGAAGCTCGGGGATGAGGTGTGGCTGCAGGTGACAGGAGGAGAGAGGTTCAATGGCTTGTTTGCTGATGAGGATGATGACACAACTTTCACAGGGTTCCTTCTGTTCAGCAGCCCGTGA